A genome region from Strigops habroptila isolate Jane chromosome 12, bStrHab1.2.pri, whole genome shotgun sequence includes the following:
- the HNRNPAB gene encoding heterogeneous nuclear ribonucleoprotein A/B isoform X1: MSEAEQQLAAGATQNGHEAAENAGEQQAETGGAPAAGAAVAAAAAATAGTAAAGAGPAAGTAGTAASQNGAEGDQINASKNEEDAGKMFVGGLSWDTSKKDLKDYFTKFGEVTDCTIKMDPNTGRSRGFGFILFKEPGSVEKVLEQKEHRLDGRLIDPKKAMAMKKDPVKKIFVGGLNPEATEEKIREYFGEFGEIEAIELPMDPKTNKRRGFVFITFKEEDPVKKVLEKKFHNVSGSKCEIKVAQPKEVYQQQQFSSGGGRGSYGGRGRGGRGGAQSQNWNQGYGNYWNQGYGNQGYGYQQGYGGYGGYDYSGYGYYGYGPGYDYSQGSANYGKTPRRGGHQNNYKPY, translated from the exons ATGTCCGAAGCGGAGCAGCAGTTGGCGGCCGGTGCCACCCAGAACGGGCACGAAGCGGCCGAGAACGCCGGAGAGCAGCAGGCCGAAACCGGCGGGGCtccggcggcgggcgcggcggtggcagcggcagcagcagcgacGGCGGGAACGGCGGCAGCGGGAGCCGGACCGGCAGCGGGAACAGCGGGGACGGCCGCCAGCCAGAACGGAGCCGAAGGCGACCAGATCAACGCCAGCAAGAACGAGGAGGACGCGGG GAAGATGTTTGTTGGTGGCCTCAGCTGGGATACAAGCAAAAAAGACTTGAAAGATTACTTCACCAAATTTGGTGAGGTGACTGACTGTACGATAAAGATGGACCCTAACACAGGAAGATCCAGAGGCTTTGGATTTATTCTCTTCAAAGAACCTGGGAGTGTTGAAAAG GTTCTGGAACAGAAAGAACACAGGCTAGATGGACGACTAATTGACCCCAAGAAGGCCATGGCAATGAAAAAGGATCcagtgaagaaaatatttgttggTGGACTCAACCCAGAagccacagaagagaaaatcagGGAATACTTCGGAGAGTTTGGAGAG ATTGAAGCAATTGAACTTCCAATGGATCCAAAGACCAACAAGAGGAGGGGGTTTGTCTTCATCACTTTCAAGGAAGAAGATCCGGTGAAGAAggttttggagaagaaattcCATAACGTCAGTGGAAGCAAG tgcGAGATTAAGGTAGCGCAGCCAAAAGAAGTTTACCAGCAGCAACAGTTCAGTAGTGGTGGAGGAAGAGGTAGCTatggaggaagaggcagaggtGGAAGAGGCGGCG CTCAAAGTCAAAATTGGAATCAAGGTTATGGCAATTACTGGAACCAGGGTTATGGGAATCAAGGATACGGCTATCAGCAAGGTTATGGTGGCTATGGAGGCTATGATTATTCAGGATATGGGTATTATGGATATGGACCAGGCTATGATTACA GTCAAGGCAGTGCAAATTATGGGAAGACACCAAGACGTGGTGGTCATCAGAATAACTACAAGCCATATTGA
- the HNRNPAB gene encoding heterogeneous nuclear ribonucleoprotein A/B isoform X2, with protein MSEAEQQLAAGATQNGHEAAENAGEQQAETGGAPAAGAAVAAAAAATAGTAAAGAGPAAGTAGTAASQNGAEGDQINASKNEEDAGKMFVGGLSWDTSKKDLKDYFTKFGEVTDCTIKMDPNTGRSRGFGFILFKEPGSVEKVLEQKEHRLDGRLIDPKKAMAMKKDPVKKIFVGGLNPEATEEKIREYFGEFGEIEAIELPMDPKTNKRRGFVFITFKEEDPVKKVLEKKFHNVSGSKCEIKVAQPKEVYQQQQFSSGGGRGSYGGRGRGGRGGGQGSANYGKTPRRGGHQNNYKPY; from the exons ATGTCCGAAGCGGAGCAGCAGTTGGCGGCCGGTGCCACCCAGAACGGGCACGAAGCGGCCGAGAACGCCGGAGAGCAGCAGGCCGAAACCGGCGGGGCtccggcggcgggcgcggcggtggcagcggcagcagcagcgacGGCGGGAACGGCGGCAGCGGGAGCCGGACCGGCAGCGGGAACAGCGGGGACGGCCGCCAGCCAGAACGGAGCCGAAGGCGACCAGATCAACGCCAGCAAGAACGAGGAGGACGCGGG GAAGATGTTTGTTGGTGGCCTCAGCTGGGATACAAGCAAAAAAGACTTGAAAGATTACTTCACCAAATTTGGTGAGGTGACTGACTGTACGATAAAGATGGACCCTAACACAGGAAGATCCAGAGGCTTTGGATTTATTCTCTTCAAAGAACCTGGGAGTGTTGAAAAG GTTCTGGAACAGAAAGAACACAGGCTAGATGGACGACTAATTGACCCCAAGAAGGCCATGGCAATGAAAAAGGATCcagtgaagaaaatatttgttggTGGACTCAACCCAGAagccacagaagagaaaatcagGGAATACTTCGGAGAGTTTGGAGAG ATTGAAGCAATTGAACTTCCAATGGATCCAAAGACCAACAAGAGGAGGGGGTTTGTCTTCATCACTTTCAAGGAAGAAGATCCGGTGAAGAAggttttggagaagaaattcCATAACGTCAGTGGAAGCAAG tgcGAGATTAAGGTAGCGCAGCCAAAAGAAGTTTACCAGCAGCAACAGTTCAGTAGTGGTGGAGGAAGAGGTAGCTatggaggaagaggcagaggtGGAAGAGGCGGCG GTCAAGGCAGTGCAAATTATGGGAAGACACCAAGACGTGGTGGTCATCAGAATAACTACAAGCCATATTGA